TCGCATGTAAATTAAAATGATGAATGATATCAAGCCTTAAATGGGGATTTTCTTGTTGGCTATAATCATTGATTGCATCAAGGGTCTGTTTATAAAAAATTTGTTGATTGTAGGCAAGCAGGGAAGCTAAATTAATCACTTGTGATTGACCAAACCAATTTAACTCAAGCGGTGAATGATAGTCTATCTTTAGCAAATAATGCAAAATATCATTTTTAACGAAATTTTCTAAGGCGGGTTGTTTTACGAGATAAAGCAATAATTGTTCTGTTTCCTCAATTGGCAATTCGTATATTTTTTTTAATTGAACTAAGCATTCTAAAGGGCCATCTTGGTATAATGTTTGATAAATAGCTGCTAAATCATTGGGTGATTCAGTTTGACTCATCGCATCACGAATCGCTTTTGTTTTTTGCCATTCATTCAATAATTGATCAAAATGTTCCGTCGTTTGTTGTTGTTTAATGGTATAATCACGCAACTGATATAATTCGATAATAGCATGATCCAATGGAAACAGGTAAGGGACACTTATGCCATATAGGAAACGAAGGGTTTCATCCTGTATTCTATCTTCCTTGTCCGGTAAATACCTATCCCATAACTGTTTTAAATCTGAATATTGTTTTAAATTCAAATAAAGTTTAACTAATTCATCAAAAGCTGTTATCGTAAAGGTAATCGACAAGCTTTTTTCTAAGGCATCGATAGCTTCGGGATAACGTTGGCGTTGTATATAAGCGACAGCTTTCCCATAAAAATTTTCAGCGTTATTAGGTAGTTCAATACTATCAGACATTTATGTCACATCCTTTCAAGTTAATGAGGTGTTTTTATTGATTAAAATTTATTGTGATGGGTCTTTTCAACAAGATACGAAAAAAGCGGGGATTGGTATTCTTTTCTATTATGAGGATGAACCTATCCGTTTTCAAAAAGCGCTTGAAGGCTTAAATGACAATCATGAAGCCGAATTTATGGCCATTATTCACGCTTTTCAAGAGCTAAATAAAAGAGATGTAAAAAATCAACTGATTGTGATTCATACGGATAGTAAAATAGTCGCTAATTCAATCGATAAACAGTTTGCTAAAAATCCAACCTATCATGATCTACTGCAACAGATTCTTCAATTAATGGACCCTTATACCTTAGCTTTTGTGAAGTGGATTCCTGAAAAAAGCAACCAAGCCGCCGACGCTTTAGCAAAACAAGCCTTGCGGAAATGATTGCGATTTTATTATTTCTTTCCCCAATATTGATAATAATCTACCTTCAACGCACCATTATAAAGTTTACGTTTCTTGGTGGCTTTTTCACCGTAGAAATGTTCAAAATTTTCATGGCTACTTAAAATATATTTGCTCCATGTGGGCATAGTCCGGTAAATGTCTCCCATTTGTTTATATAAGCGCTCTACTTGCGTTTGATCAAGTAGACGATCCCCATAAGGAGGGTTACTGATTAAAATTCCAAATTCTTTATTGGGACGATAATCACTTAATTGCATTTGTTTAAATTCAATACTATCGCCAACGCCAGCCGCTTGCGCATTGCGTTTAGCGATTTCTATCATGCGACCATCTATATCTGTTCCAAGTATGTCTAATTTAATATCATGGTTAATCGCCTCAGTAGCTTCCTGACGCACAGCAGCCCATACTTCAGGTTGTAAATACTCCCATGACTCAGCTGCAAAGTTTCGCTTTAAGCCAGGAGCGATATTATGTCCCATTAATGCCGCTTCAATTAAAATGGTTCCTGAACCACAAGTTGGATCATACAAAGGTCGTTCGGGATACCAAGTTGTCAGCAGGACTAGAGCCGCTGCCATATTTTCTTTTAAGGGTGCACCACCTTTTTCGGTTCGGTAGCCGCGTTTGAATAGACTTGTTCCACTTGTATCTAAAGTCAGTAAGACATGATCTTTGAGAATAGATACTTCGATGTGATACAGTGCGCCTGTTTCGCTTAAAGGTGTTTTACGATGATAATAGTCCATCATTTTTTTAGCGATGGCTTTTTTGACAATGCGTTGTACATTGGGCACACTATGCAATTGCGATTTAATCGATTTACCACTAACAGGAAATTCTGCGTCCAAAGGTAAAATTTCTTCCCAAGGAAGGGCATAGGTTTGATCGAATAAACTTTCAAAGGATTTAGCATCGAATTCTCCGAAAATAATTTTGATTCGATCAGCCGTTCTAAGCCAAATATTCGTTGTAGCAACATCTTTAGCGGTTCCATGAAAGCGAACACGACCATTTTCGACTTGTGTTTGATAATGTAAGTCCTTGAGTTCTTGATTGACAAGCGATTCGATTCCAACCGCAGCCGTTGCAATGAGTGGGTATGTTTTCATATGTACTCCTATTATTAAAATGATAAAAAAAGACTCTTTTTTCAAGAGTCTGGGGTTACCTATAAAGTAAATTTCGATAAGCCATGTTCTGTCAAAATGAATGTGATAGGTAGCCATTCATTTTGGGTAATCATCTATCTACATAATAAATGTCTTTTGTTCCGTTGATTTCCAGTCGAAAAGCGCCCCTACCAATGTTTGGGTTGCTCGCTCGAGGGGTTTACCCGTTCCACCTTCAAGTTTCCTTGAAGTATCGTCACTGTGGCACTTTACAGCTTACTAATTCATAGCCAGAGCCTTAGAATGTTGGGCCGCCGTTAGTTTTTACACTACCTTAGCTTATTGTTTCGCTAAGCACGAACACTACAAGCATCTCAGCTTGTGCGAGTATGGACTTTCCTCAGTTAATATACATTAACCGCGATTACCTGAAATTTACTGTGAAAATTATTTAGTTGATTGCGTAAAATTAGACGTGTTATCTGTGTTATTTATTTTTGATCCAAAAACATGTTTTTCTAAGTTCGATAAACGTTTTAAGATATCAAAGTTTGTCACACCACTACCGGGTGAAGCCGGTACGTTCTTTTTGGTCAAAGCTAATTGTTTGGTTAAGTCGTCGA
This window of the Fundicoccus culcitae genome carries:
- a CDS encoding THUMP domain-containing class I SAM-dependent RNA methyltransferase, which encodes MKTYPLIATAAVGIESLVNQELKDLHYQTQVENGRVRFHGTAKDVATTNIWLRTADRIKIIFGEFDAKSFESLFDQTYALPWEEILPLDAEFPVSGKSIKSQLHSVPNVQRIVKKAIAKKMMDYYHRKTPLSETGALYHIEVSILKDHVLLTLDTSGTSLFKRGYRTEKGGAPLKENMAAALVLLTTWYPERPLYDPTCGSGTILIEAALMGHNIAPGLKRNFAAESWEYLQPEVWAAVRQEATEAINHDIKLDILGTDIDGRMIEIAKRNAQAAGVGDSIEFKQMQLSDYRPNKEFGILISNPPYGDRLLDQTQVERLYKQMGDIYRTMPTWSKYILSSHENFEHFYGEKATKKRKLYNGALKVDYYQYWGKK
- a CDS encoding ribonuclease HI family protein; the protein is MIKIYCDGSFQQDTKKAGIGILFYYEDEPIRFQKALEGLNDNHEAEFMAIIHAFQELNKRDVKNQLIVIHTDSKIVANSIDKQFAKNPTYHDLLQQILQLMDPYTLAFVKWIPEKSNQAADALAKQALRK
- the gpsB gene encoding cell division regulator GpsB, translated to MAEKNLTAKDILQKEFNKSMRGYNVAEVDEYLDSIIRDYDSYQKDVAYLKNENERLVSKVDDLTKQLALTKKNVPASPGSGVTNFDILKRLSNLEKHVFGSKINNTDNTSNFTQSTK